Below is a genomic region from Gigantopelta aegis isolate Gae_Host chromosome 1, Gae_host_genome, whole genome shotgun sequence.
TATTATTAcctctttgtttctttgtagaTCGTGCCCGACTACAAGTCTCAGGAATGGAGTCCGGATAACAAGTATGTTGGAATGTTTCACTTCAATTTCTGGAGGTGTGGGGTGTGGCACAGTGTTGTCATTGACGACTACCTCCCCACTAGACAGGGTCGACTCATCTTCCTCCACTCGAAATCCAGGAACGAGTTCTGGTCAGCGCTTCTCGAGAAAGCATACGCTAAGTAAGAGATAGCACTGACACCAGTTTTTTTGTTGACCAATCAGTTGATGATCAGACTCTAAGATGTGATGTTCTGTTTAATACTATATTTCTAACTTCAAATGCAgttaattttcataatttattcGCATGCTATATTGGAACACACATCTCAGTAATTTGGGATGTGTTTGCATGCAGGGGTTAACGGTTTGGGATTAGTtgttactgagagagagagagagagagagagagagagagagagagagagagagagagagagagagagagagagagagagagagagagagagagagagagagagggagaggtaTAGTAGACGTATAAATCAGCAGTGAACGCAAAATTCGGATTacttgttcattcattcatttattcgttcattcattcgttcgttcgttcgttcgttcattcattcattcattcattcattcattcattcattcattcattcattcattcatttattctgctAGATCAACTTAAATTTCAAGCATTGTCTTGGTCTCACGCCCCAGCTATGTACACTGTGTTCAGGCAGATTTTAAGGGTTGATAAGATGTCGGTATAGTAACCTTACCACACCATGTTCTAACGTTACCTAGTGGCAGTCAGATTTCGGATATACCAATGGTGTAACGACGTTTTCATCGATGTGGATTCATAAGACTGGTTTCATCTCTTTACTAACAACTCTGAtgactgtttgtgtgtgtgtgtgtgtgtgtgtgtgtgtgtgtgtgtgtctgtctgtgtgtgtgtgtgtgtgtgtgtgtgtgtgtgtgtgtgtgtgtgtgtgtgtgtgtgtgtgtgtgtgtgtgtgtgtgtgtgcaggttgTTTGAAAGTCTCTGTGAAGAGGGAAGGCTCTAGCTTCTCTTTACTAACTGCTGTGATGACCGTTTGTGTGTGCAGGTTGTTTGAAAGTCTCTATCAGGAGGGAAAGCTCTTTTTGTCGTTACTAACAGCTCTGATGACTGTTTGTGTGTGCAGGGAAAGCTCTCGTTTCTCTTTACTAACTACTCTGATGACTTTGTGTGCAGGTTGTTAGGGAGTCTCTGTCAGAAGAGAAAGCTCTCGCTTCTCTTTACTAACTACTCTGATGACTGTTTGTGTGTGCAGGTTTTTAGGGAGTCTCTGTCAGGAGGGAAAGCTCTCGCTTCTCTTTACTAACTactctgatgactgtgtgtgcAGGTTGTTAGGGAGTCTCTGTCAGGAGGGAAAGCTCTCGCTTCTCTTTACTAACTACTCTGATGATTGTGTGTGCAGGTTGTTAGGGAGTCTCTGTCAGGAGGGAAAGCTCTCGCTTCTCTTTACTAACTACTCTGATGACATTGTGTGTGCAGGTTGTTTGGGAGTCTCTGTCAGGAGGGAAAGCTCTCGCTTCTCTTTACTAACTACCCTGATGACTGTGTGTGCAGGTTGTTAGGGAGTCTCTGTCAGGAGGGAAAGCTCTCGCTTCTCTTTACTAACTACCCTGATGACTGTGTGTGCAGGTTGTTTGGGAGTCTCTGTCAGGAGGGAAAGCTCTCGCTTCTCTTTACTAACTGgtctgatgactgtgtgtgcAGGTTGTTTGGGAGTCTCTGTCAGACGGGAAAGCTCTCGCTTCTCTTTACTAACTGGTCTAATGACTTTGTGTGTGCAGGTTGTTTGGAAGCTACGAGGCGCTGTCAGGAGGGAAGGCTCGAGATGCGATGGTCGACATGACAGGCGGAGTGGGCGAGAGTCTGGAGATCTCTAACTTCAGGTCGGAGGACGAGCGGATGAGGCTGTTCACCATCCTCCACAAGGCCATGGACTACAAGTCATTGATGAGCTCGTCCATAATGGTAAGTCGTCCAGAGACTACCCGAAACGTAAGTGGTGTCAGTCACGAAACGTTGCATCCTTTTTCTAGGTTTAGAGACTTCTAGAGACTACTCGAAACGTAAAACGAGTGTTAGTCACGAAACATGTTGGATCTTTTTTTTAGGTCTAGAAACTTCTAGAGACTACTCGAAACATAAAATGAATATCAGTCACGAAACATGTTGCATCTGTTTTAAAGCGATGGACTGCAAACTGGTGATTAGCTTGTCTATAATGGTGAGTCTACCAGAGACTTATCCGAAACGTAAAACAAGTGTCAGTCACAGAACATGTTGTATTCTATACAAGGTGATACTTCAAACTGGTGATTAGCTTGTCTGTAAATCTTGCAGAGCTTACCCGAAACGTACATTAGTTCCTCCCAGTACGAGTTTTAGTCACGAGACATGTTACATCCTTTATAAGGCCATGGACTGCAAATTGTTGGTGAGCTAGTCCATAATGATGAAAGTTGTAAACGACTTGTGTTAACCCCTCACGTAAGTGTCCATGTAATAATGGATTACAGATTGTTGATAAGCTCACCCACAGATTTAACTCTTCTACAGACTAAGCTTTCATGCAAGAGTTCGTGTCCATGAGATATCATTCAGCGTCCTCTAATGCTGTCTGGCTATCAGatatataatgatgatgacatgATTATGGCGATGATTTATCTTTGCGCTTATATCTAACCATGCCAGAGATGACATTTAACCTTTGTAAGCATCTTAGCTACTCCtatttttggggtgggtttttttgtgggtttcttgcaaatattttatagaaatgAGTTATAATGGCGACGACTAGGGTCTTTTTTATTGTGCTGATAGCAATTACCAATTACAAATTGTTAGTGGCTGAACAAAGAAGATACTGCTagtctcagactgtcaactaCCTGCAGAATGTTGGCCAACTCAgcagttgcgttgtaatttcctcaACTttccgacttacgacgggtgcgcacGGATTAACAACTGATGGGTTATACAACGATACTCGAGTTGTGAAAGCGCTTAGTAACTGGACAATCGTAGAAGTCGTGATAGCAGAAcattggccaactttctgctagCAGTTGATTCTAGTTATGTTTGTCTGTTGGCAATATTGCATATATTACAGGCCCGTAGAAACgatatcgtgtgtgtgtgtgtgtgtgtgtgtgtgtacgtatgcgtgcgtgtgcgtgtacgtgtgtgtcACTAGTCTAGTGCAGGGTGTCGCAGTCTTTAGTGGGAGGGGGTCACAAGCCAGATATTTTATCTTTATGTACAGTGGTATAAAACACGTACATTGTCGTCGAATGCGGAACGGGGGAGGGTAGGGGAGGGTCATGTATTAAGTGATGTAACATGCTCTATGACGATGATTACTGTCACGGTTAATTCACTAGGCCAGATCTGCAGCAGACATGGAGGCCAAACTGAGTTGCGGCTTGGTGAAAGGACACGCCTACAGCGTGACAGACGTCAAGAAAATCCCGCTCAAGGGCACGTGCACCAGTCTGTTCAACTTCTTGAACAGAGACAAAATCCTCATGATACGGCTGAGGAATCCGTGGGGAGGTATGGAGTGGCGGGGGCCGTGGAGTGACGGGTAAGCGTGGCCGGAATCATTCGGAATCGTTCGGAATTCCTCGGTCGAAGCTGTGAAATGTAACTCTAgtgaatggaaggaaggaaatgttttatttaacgacgtactcaacactttttttttaacggttatatggcatcagacatatggtctgTACACAGAGAGACTTTATTACTGATACAAGGCGCGGATTCACGCGGGGGCCCCCGGCcccctatttttggtcaaacaagatatatattacagaatacacaaaaaatgcaaacttatctcgtccacctgtcaaggacctttaaattctattttttataaacaacgTGTTTTGGGGCCCCTATATTAAACAATAGTGAAAACCGCGCTTGGGTACGGTCTTTAAGTTAAATAAGTAAGCCACGCATGAACATGGGCAAACTATAAGATCGTTTTATTATTGTGGGCAATGGTAACTTATATTAAGTCATGGATatattaaaagaataaaaaataaaaattttttattcGAACTGAAATTGTACTTTCATGTCTGTTTTCCAagagttagtttattttgtttcactacactactagagcacattgatttattaatcatcggctctttgataattttgacatatagtcttggagaggaaacccgctatattttacattaatagctagggatattttatgtgcaccaccccagagacaggatagcacatacaatggaatttgatatacctgtcgttgtgcactggctggaacgagaaatagctcagtaggtccaccaacgggatcgatcccagaccgacctcgctacaggcgagcgctttaccagtgggctacgtcctgtccatTGTTTTCTAACAGAGCAAGCTGTGGAAGGGCGGCACACTTCTGAGGGACAGTTTGAAGAATCGACCGATTTATAATTTGTAGAATCTACTGAGGAATTGcgaaatattcacattttgttattaaatcagTTTAATATCCATGTGTTGATTGGTGAATTTTATACTttatactttaaagggacattcctgagtttactgcagtatttaagatgttatcgactaacagagactttttaacgatttgtaattacatataaaataaaaaaaattctgcataaaatattagtggctgtatattaaacgtgtttctgatcgttttaatatttgtactaggttaaatttcatcttatttcctaaaatatagttttttcgtatgtacgaaattatttgaagacagaatccagtttggacttcttacaaatatcaagacgaccagaaacacattgaatatacagacactgatactctaaacaagaaaatatatttaatatgtaagtttaatcgtagaaatattttattagtcgaaaacatcttacaatgcagcaaacttaggaatgtcactttaataaaTTGACAgtaaaaaggtattattattattattattattattattattattattatattattattactactactacaaatactactactattattactactcctactactactgtattattattattattattattattattatattattattattattattattattattataatattattattactactactacaaatactactactattattactactcctactactactgtattattattatattattattattattattattattattttttttttttttttttaaattattgtagcTCTATTGAATGGAAGAAAGTGAgcgaaaaagaaaagaaagatctTGGTCTGACATTTGACGACAATGGAGAATTTTGGTAAGTAAATGTTAACACTACGAGTTCCCTTTCAATCTAGAGTCTCATTAACACCACAGGTTAAAACAAGATGTAATATGGACAACAAACccgtaatacgtgatcagggccgtatctctgcacaatacagtcgaatgggcatttggtaaaatagtggtcgattccatgaatctctatctagtgcctcgtttataagaggacagccactcccgaggacctttactggagatttaaTCCCTCTTACACCTCCACAAAGAGGACTATTACTCTCAGAGTATtgttactaaatcaaaactagcaccagacagagctcattaaataaatacagctatgatgacatgcactcatgaatcagtGTGATAACTGTGATAATATCAAGTGTTCAtgaaagatgagcatatcctgccccaccggcgGCACCCGTTATACAGCTTAGTTTGGAGACCAGTCTCGCGTTGAATCTCTATGCATCGATTGAGGTATGATACTGTTTCAATACCTtcagatgtttcttttatttctaacttttgtgggtaaatcaatggaaggtaatCCGCAATCctgctattattgaatgatataagatCATCAATACCATGGAAAGTAAAGTTAAATGGTTTTAGTCAgattcctttgttttgttttaaatcagcTTCCAACATCAGAGCATATACCCACCCTAATTAATGACATGCACTCGCCCATTGAAGAGGATCCTACAACATACAGGGTGGACTTAAGTCTTGGTTCGACTGTATCTCATTAaatacataagcgtacgagacagggggcagggGGACAACCCCCTCCCTAGTGCTGAatcaaaacctcaaattcaagcaaaaattatagagatattcgggcaaaatgtgcttttcaccatttatttccatcatactaccctcaaaattagttgtaatccatgtaaaaatacgtaGTTATTCGCAACCCTATACagctgtttgatagtaatgctaatatgaataaatgttggtatccagattcgggcattttcgtttaatttgggcaaaaccCAGCCTGGGCTCCCTACAcacatgggagcccgtacgtctatgATTAAAGATGTCTAAATACGCCATTTGTAACAGGAAGTCTTGAGAATTTGTTGTTGATAACTTTTAATTTAGTCAAGATGTACGATATCACTTTAGGATTATTGTCGATAACTTTATTTTAGTGTTTTTCAGGATGTCATTTgacgattaataataatacaattattattgtcAATAACCTTATTTGAGTAGAGATATATTTCAATGCTCTTTGTTTCCACAGGATGTCGTTTgacgattaataataatacaattattattgtcAATAACCTTATTTGAGTAGAGATATATTTCAATGCTCTTTGTTTCCACAGGATGTCGTTTgacgattaataataatacaattattattgtcAATAACCTTATTTGAGTAGAGATATATTTCAATGCTCTTTGTTTCCACAGGATGTCGTTTgacgattaataataatacaattattattgtcAATAACCTTATTTGAGTAGAGATATATTTCAATGCTCTTTGTTTCCACAGGATGTCGTTTgacgattaataataatacaattattattgtcAATAACCTTATTTCAGTAGAGATATATTTCAATGCTCTTTGTTTCCACAGGATGTCGTTTgacgattaataataatacaattattattgtcAATAACCTTATTTCAGTAGAGATATATTTCAATGCTCTTTGTTTCCACAGGATGTCGTTCGACGACTACTGCCGCTACTTCACCAACATCGACATCTGCCACATCATCAACACGTCGCTGTTGTCGCTGAAGAAGACGTGGAAGGAGGTGGTAATCGAGAACGAGTGGCGACGTCCCCAGCGCGCGGGCGGGTGTGGAAACCACCGCACCTTCCTCAACAACCCTCAGGTTACTATTATAACAAACCTCTTATTATGACACTGCTACATGAGTGGCGATGTCCCCAGCGTGCAGGCGGGTGTGGAAACCACCGCACTTCCTCAACAACCCTCAGGTTACTATAGAAACAAACATCTTATTATGACACTGCTACATGAGTGGCGACGTCCCCAGCGCGCGGGCGGATGTGGAAAGCACCGCACCTTCCTCAACAACCCTCAGGTTACTATAGAAACAAACCATTGTCTTATGACAGTCATTCATGAGTAGCGGGTGTGGAAACCACCGCACCTTCCTCAACAACCCTCAGGTTACTATAGAAACAAACCATTGTCTTATGACAGTCATTCATGAGTAGCGGGTGTGGAAACCTAGCGGGTGTATAAGCAaacctagtgtttaaacactacgacgtattgttcactattaaggccgtttttgataatttaaattaaaagtacttacattatattattttaatattaattttcatacaccAGAAGTGGTGCTGGTCATCCGGGTTTTcacaataccccaaaatgcagttttcataattctaaaatcGCACGTTCATCGGAGAAGTAATGGTTTACGAGACAGGCTTTAGTTGTTtctttttagacggtatttccctgtttaaacatcacatactttagcatctctctgttataaccttaccCAACTgcgtaaacattttacaaagagGATCAGTGCATCGTTTCCGTTGTTtataatctgaacgacaaagtAACACTTTCAAAATCAAATGTTTGGACAATGCAGGGTTCCAAAAGACATTTTGATAAGGGCCTGACTACTCCTATGAACAACTGACAAATAATTTACccataggaggactgccagtaCGTAGAAAATGCTCTTTATAATTTATAGGAGGATGCCAGTACATAGGAAATACTCTTTCTACTTTATctacagtaaaaagaaaaagggaactccccatttaaaagttctggtccatattgcacatatgtgctatacaaaataaatttattacacagtttcaaaatgtctttatcactatagtaagattgaataggtatgtaataaaaaatgtttttttagttttcatGTTGCTGAATCATACAGTATCACCTGGAAATACTGTCATCTTTGAGGTTAATTGATTAGGtatagaatataatagaatagatgtttaacgacatcccagcacgaacgGAGTTTTACTTaactaagattttgaaatgttgtaCCCTTACATAGCTATTAGTTGACAAGCTGCCCGTGTGTAAATTTGGGAACATTGGAAAACCAGGGGACGAGATTTagctagctcagtcggttgagtgctcgcctgaggtacttgtgttgcaggatcgaaccatctcggtggatccattcaactgattggattttttctcgttccaactagtgcaccacagttagtcaaaggccgtggtatgtgctttccagtctgtgggaaaatgcatataaaagatcctttactaatggaaaaacaaaatgtagcgggtttcccctgtttgacatccaatagccaatgattaatatgctctagtggcgtcgttaaacaaaacaagcaaccttctagtggcgtcgttaacaaaacaaaccttttggCATATATAGGCACGACGGAAGCAAGTAAACATTGGGGATTGGAGGGCTGACTGAGATGGAGGgcgcaaagtttctagggggttcgggggtatgctcccccgtaaaattttgaaaaactagatgtcctgaaatgcaatttcctgcattctacaagtaaaattcatctctgccttaagatttactacagaccacaattatttacgctgtatgtttctatatagcgttagtggctacAGCATTGTTATTAATATCAGAAGGCCcgtgtatattttattatgcaaATTTATGTTTTCAGTATCTGTTCAAGTTGTCTGAAGACGAAGAAGAGGTCCTGCTTTCCGTTGAGCAGGAGGACCGGCGTTCTGTCGGCATCAGGGACAACAACTACGTCATTGGCGTCACCATCATGAAAGTATGAGTTGTGTCCCTTACTAACGTCTGCGGCagtttgaaggaaggaaggaaatgttttatttaacgacgcactcaacacattttatttacggttatatggcgtcagacatatggttaaggacctcacagatatagagagaggaaacccgctgtcgccacttcatgggctatgcttttcgattagcagcaagggatcttttataggcaccatcccacagacagagtagtacataccacagcctttgatataccactcgtagtgcacttgctggaacgagaaatagcccaccgacgggtatcgatcccaaaccgactgctcatcgagcgagcgctttaccacagggctaggTCCCGTCCCCACGGCCGTTTGGTGGCCGTTTGCATCAAAAGGGAATCAAAGAATTGACGTAACATATGACCAGCCTCGTTGGTGTCgtggacacaaggctggtaggtactgggttcacatcccggtaccggctctcacccagagcgagttggtgtcgtggacataaggctggtaggtactgggttcacatcccggtaccggctctcacccagggCGAGTTGGTGTcgtggacataaggctggtaggtactgggttcacatcccggtaccggctctcacccagggCGAGTTGGTGTcgtggacataaggctggtaggtactgggttcacatcccggtatcGGCTCTCACCCAGGGCGAGTTGGTGTcgtggacataaggctggtaggtactgggttcacatcccggtaccggctctcacccagagcgagttggtgtcgtggacataaggctggtaggtactgggttcacatcccggtaccggctctcacccagggCGAGTTGGTGTcgtggacataaggctggtaggtactgggttcacatcccggtatcGGCTCTCACCCAGGGCGAGTTGGTGTcgtggacataaggctggtaggtactgggttcacatcccggcaccggctctcacccagagcgagttggtgtcgtggacataaggctggtaggtactgggttcacatcccggcaccggctctcacccagagcgagttggtgtcgtggacataaggctggtaggtactgggttcacatcccggtaccggctctgacccagagcgagttttaacgactcaatgggtaggtttaagactACTGCACTCTCTggtctctcactaacaactaagaactaacccactgtcctggaccagATAGCTAacatgtgtgcccaggacagcgtgcttgaaccttaattggatataagcatgaaaagaagttgaaatgaaaaacatataaatgttaaaacttatattaaaacatatttttcatacTTGGGACAGACATGCACGAAACTCTAGtgatatatgagcatgttaaaaatattggaCTTCTTAAGAgattaccatcaaattatatagattaagtctcatttttaatacaggggtgaagccaaaatgctagaacagccaggtaatcgataatgcagtacaaagagattTTACCTTTGCTGTTTCATCAGTTGTCGTCATTCCTGTATCAAAACATAAGATTTGGCGCAATTTGATGCTAATTtgtaaacactttttttttttgcaacgaTTTTATTTTCTTCAAGAAAAGTTATTtgagtttaaaacttaataatatgtttttatatgaattttaactttattcattatggagTTATAAgccaattcattggttccctt
It encodes:
- the LOC121375896 gene encoding calpain-5-like; the protein is MPNSSRVVPFKGQRYSPIRRKCARKNALFVDGEFPPSGSSIYHSRPAPADIIWKRPKDIVADPKFFIDKASADDFAQGEIANCWFVAACACIAEDSRMWKKIVPDYKSQEWSPDNKYVGMFHFNFWRCGVWHSVVIDDYLPTRQGRLIFLHSKSRNEFWSALLEKAYAKLFGSYEALSGGKARDAMVDMTGGVGESLEISNFRSEDERMRLFTILHKAMDYKSLMSSSIMARSAADMEAKLSCGLVKGHAYSVTDVKKIPLKGTCTSLFNFLNRDKILMIRLRNPWGGMEWRGPWSDGSIEWKKVSEKEKKDLGLTFDDNGEFWMSFDDYCRYFTNIDICHIINTSLLSLKKTWKEVVIENEWRRPQRAGGCGNHRTFLNNPQYLFKLSEDEEEVLLSVEQEDRRSVGIRDNNYVIGVTIMKTDLNRKCRMHDKQERVHAGPFVQSRSVFARVTLPKGIYCFIPSTFDPGQEGRFIMRFYSANVVSYKELKRDVPKPPGCFGDPAQFATAVNIVNAEKPVNKQGDNKDLEMYCIILCEKKEIRTPAVKLSEKWNHRATFYRKKPNEDIEIQVWETNLLRDAMLGSVTLPMSKAHEYTGGNIIRRYDLTIKGDDDKTERTGFIWLNVFHTPNLDLV